Proteins from a single region of Chryseobacterium sp. T16E-39:
- a CDS encoding glycerophosphodiester phosphodiesterase family protein: protein MNNLNYIKKAGLMLGLLIVQLSVAQTNYFKQGIPKDKILVVAHRGDWRNYPENSIKAIESAIKMGVDIVEIDLQKTKDGQLIVMHDKKLDRTTTGKGEISQTSLPKIQSLFLKNGAGMSTKEKIPTLEEVLNFIKGKRIMLNLDKGWDFIEEVRLLTEKTGTTEQIILKGNKKAAELKKEVGNKLDHIIYMPMVWPEDYSIYQRDEVLNPAEYIKDFSKIFNPAAYEVIIKDETPKADELLKLIRGTHSLIWINALWPELCAGHDDDKAIDHPDENWGWMIRKGAQIIQTDRPEALIQYLKLKHLKYEN, encoded by the coding sequence ATGAATAATTTAAATTATATAAAAAAGGCAGGTTTGATGCTAGGGCTTTTAATCGTTCAGTTGAGTGTTGCCCAAACCAATTATTTCAAACAGGGAATTCCAAAGGATAAAATATTGGTGGTTGCTCACCGAGGGGATTGGAGGAATTATCCTGAAAACTCAATCAAGGCGATAGAAAGTGCTATAAAAATGGGAGTAGATATTGTTGAAATTGATTTGCAGAAAACAAAAGACGGGCAATTGATCGTCATGCACGATAAAAAGCTGGATCGTACAACCACAGGTAAAGGCGAAATCTCTCAAACATCACTTCCTAAAATACAATCTTTGTTTCTTAAGAACGGAGCAGGTATGTCAACAAAAGAGAAAATTCCTACCCTTGAAGAAGTACTCAATTTTATTAAAGGAAAAAGAATCATGCTGAACCTTGACAAAGGATGGGATTTTATTGAAGAGGTAAGACTGCTGACAGAAAAGACAGGAACCACTGAACAAATTATCCTGAAAGGAAATAAAAAGGCTGCGGAATTAAAAAAAGAAGTGGGAAATAAATTGGACCATATAATCTATATGCCGATGGTATGGCCGGAGGATTACAGTATTTATCAAAGAGATGAGGTACTTAATCCTGCTGAATACATCAAAGATTTTTCTAAAATTTTCAATCCAGCTGCTTATGAAGTGATCATTAAAGATGAGACACCAAAAGCAGATGAGCTATTAAAGCTTATTCGTGGTACTCATTCACTCATCTGGATCAATGCTTTATGGCCGGAACTCTGTGCAGGTCATGATGATGACAAAGCCATTGACCATCCGGATGAAAACTGGGGCTGGATGATCAGAAAAGGGGCTCAGATTATCCAAACGGACAGACCCGAAGCATTAATTCAATATTTAAAATTAAAACATTTAAAATATGAAAACTAA
- a CDS encoding RagB/SusD family nutrient uptake outer membrane protein produces MNKLYIPLLGLFLLQSCSSDLLNTSPESTKVTANFYQDEAQLEQGVNAVYASLQYNGEYQLAMLAIGEIPSDNTYDEVPANDSFTYGEFDFFTIQPNNSLLSSTWKDHYVGIQQANIVLNRIGGITMDQSRKNARTGEMKFLRALMYFNLVRIFGDVPLVTKETTDVNEYFGQGRTSAETVYNFIETELKASIDLLPATASQKGRVTKGAALGMLGKVLITRNKYAEALPYLQQVEPLGYSLLSDVTKIFDPTNKNNAEIIFDVQFTSGLNGNTEGSQAYQMFSPSGFVSGAKGHNLPTKEVYAIFGSGDSRRNAFVGLTPNGIPYSKKLVKTSDAVADGGSNVVVLRLADVYLLMAECYAKANDFTNSNLYLNKIKARAGVGLVNLMDQQKLLDEVALERRKELVGEGHRWFDLVRTGKAVSVMTTHFQNTPGYNTAVIKDFNLLMPVPQGQINTDPAIKQNPGY; encoded by the coding sequence ATGAATAAATTATATATTCCATTATTAGGTCTTTTCTTATTACAATCGTGTTCTTCAGACCTGTTGAATACGTCACCGGAAAGTACCAAAGTAACGGCTAATTTTTATCAGGATGAGGCCCAGCTTGAGCAGGGAGTGAACGCAGTTTATGCTTCATTGCAATACAATGGGGAATATCAGCTGGCTATGCTTGCTATTGGAGAGATCCCGTCTGATAATACCTATGATGAGGTTCCTGCTAATGACAGTTTTACCTATGGTGAATTTGATTTTTTTACCATCCAGCCCAATAATTCTTTGTTAAGCAGTACCTGGAAAGATCATTATGTGGGAATTCAGCAGGCAAATATTGTACTCAACAGAATTGGCGGGATCACAATGGATCAGTCCCGTAAAAATGCCAGAACCGGAGAAATGAAGTTTTTAAGAGCACTCATGTATTTCAATCTGGTAAGGATTTTTGGGGATGTACCATTGGTGACAAAGGAAACAACGGATGTCAATGAATATTTCGGACAGGGGAGAACTTCTGCAGAAACCGTGTATAATTTTATTGAAACCGAACTTAAAGCATCGATAGATCTACTCCCTGCTACGGCCTCCCAGAAAGGTAGGGTTACAAAGGGGGCAGCCCTTGGAATGCTGGGTAAAGTTTTAATAACAAGAAATAAATATGCCGAAGCATTACCCTATCTGCAACAAGTTGAACCTTTGGGATACAGTCTGCTTTCTGATGTAACCAAAATTTTTGATCCAACGAATAAGAATAATGCTGAAATTATTTTTGATGTTCAGTTCACTTCGGGCTTAAATGGAAATACAGAAGGAAGCCAGGCCTATCAGATGTTCAGTCCTTCAGGTTTTGTATCAGGAGCAAAGGGGCATAACCTTCCTACAAAAGAAGTATATGCCATTTTTGGTTCCGGAGATTCCCGGAGAAATGCCTTTGTGGGACTTACTCCAAATGGAATCCCTTATAGTAAAAAATTAGTGAAAACATCCGATGCCGTTGCCGATGGAGGAAGTAATGTAGTCGTTCTACGTTTGGCAGATGTTTATCTTTTAATGGCGGAATGCTATGCAAAAGCCAATGATTTTACCAATTCAAATTTGTATCTGAATAAAATTAAAGCCAGAGCTGGTGTGGGTCTGGTAAATCTTATGGATCAGCAAAAGCTATTGGATGAGGTTGCTTTAGAAAGAAGAAAAGAATTGGTTGGTGAAGGCCACCGATGGTTTGATCTGGTTCGGACTGGAAAAGCAGTATCTGTGATGACCACACATTTTCAGAATACACCAGGTTATAATACCGCAGTGATTAAGGATTTTAACCTTCTGATGCCTGTTCCCCAGGGACAGATCAACACTGATCCTGCGATCAAACAGAATCCGGGTTATTAA
- a CDS encoding glycerophosphodiester phosphodiesterase family protein, whose product MKTNKFIYLLLLISGFVLGQNSISLSKFPKDKIMVVAHRADWREAPENSVMAVKKAIEKGINMVEIDLALTKDNVLILMHDNTIDRTTTGKGKPSDYTLEEIKKLNLRDGLGVPTQMKVPTLEEILDVTKGKVFINLDKAFDYFELVYPILKKRNILDEVLFKGTATYDEFNKKYGAIKNEIHYMPIVRLASDEGWPKINSYLNNYKVYGFELTLGSDESHLINFKEIQQKGARVWVNSLWPQQSAGHNDDLVLENPDAYEWFVKNNINIIQTDRPKELIDFLKKKGLYARVK is encoded by the coding sequence ATGAAAACTAATAAATTCATATATCTACTTTTGCTCATTTCCGGATTTGTTCTGGGACAAAACAGCATTTCACTTTCAAAATTTCCAAAAGATAAAATTATGGTAGTCGCTCACCGTGCAGATTGGAGAGAAGCTCCGGAAAATTCTGTGATGGCGGTAAAAAAAGCGATTGAAAAAGGGATCAATATGGTGGAGATAGATCTGGCGCTTACCAAAGATAATGTATTGATCCTGATGCATGATAATACAATAGACAGAACGACAACAGGAAAAGGAAAACCTTCGGATTATACTTTGGAAGAAATTAAAAAGCTGAATCTCAGAGATGGACTGGGTGTTCCCACGCAAATGAAAGTTCCCACCCTGGAGGAAATTTTAGATGTTACGAAAGGGAAAGTTTTTATCAATTTAGATAAGGCATTTGATTACTTTGAGCTGGTTTATCCCATTCTTAAGAAAAGAAATATTTTAGATGAGGTTCTTTTCAAAGGAACAGCCACCTATGACGAATTCAATAAAAAATATGGAGCTATTAAAAATGAGATTCATTATATGCCAATTGTGAGATTAGCTAGTGATGAAGGATGGCCAAAAATCAACAGCTATTTGAACAACTATAAAGTTTATGGCTTTGAATTGACTTTAGGATCTGATGAAAGTCACCTGATCAATTTTAAAGAAATTCAGCAAAAGGGTGCACGGGTTTGGGTCAATTCTCTGTGGCCACAACAAAGTGCGGGTCATAATGATGATCTGGTACTGGAAAATCCTGACGCTTATGAATGGTTTGTAAAAAATAATATCAACATCATCCAAACAGACAGACCCAAAGAGCTTATTGACTTTCTTAAAAAGAAAGGTCTTTATGCCCGAGTAAAATAA
- a CDS encoding phage holin family protein: MNLIIRLLITAVVAFLLTKILPGVHFEGFSAAIIFAVVLGLLNLFVKPILSLFGLPLTIITLGLFALVINALIILLADYFIDSMVVDGFWWAFIFSIALSLITSLANSMFSDGD; encoded by the coding sequence ATGAACTTAATTATCCGTTTACTTATCACTGCGGTTGTTGCGTTTCTTTTAACGAAAATTTTACCGGGAGTACATTTTGAAGGCTTTTCAGCCGCTATTATTTTTGCTGTTGTTTTAGGCCTTTTAAACTTATTTGTCAAACCTATTTTAAGTCTTTTTGGACTTCCTTTAACGATTATTACTCTAGGATTATTTGCCTTGGTAATTAATGCACTGATTATTCTTCTGGCTGATTATTTTATCGACAGTATGGTCGTAGATGGTTTCTGGTGGGCATTTATTTTCAGTATTGCGCTTTCGCTGATTACCTCTCTTGCGAACTCTATGTTCTCAGATGGTGACTAA
- a CDS encoding SusC/RagA family TonB-linked outer membrane protein, with protein sequence MKKTAISIAMLGILCSAQLSYASEIHPYLHSSYAAAELPITKVLEKLSKTTKAQVFYSVSDLEDILVDDRKIDYNSLQNTLDYLQKNYPVEFSVQNNVVTVRRTSGKTFARNNVTKNNISKNDTIPEKEKKIEEVVLIGYGKQNKKDISGAIASIGEKDLKGVASGNFGDMIAGKATGIQITQANANPGASPNIRIRGIGTLTAGANPLIVVDGFPLTEGTNLNSIDPNSIATIDILKDAASTAIYGSRGANGVVLIQTKEGKKGKLEFTLDSYYGIQTRSDNEKFVNAYDMATFMKEARDNNYLSKGANRSASDDNATRISKGATLRELLPDYLTPYLNKEKGLTDTDWYSTVLKPAPMSNTSLNVLGGNDKTKYSFTGSYLNQKGILIGTDYEKYSGNINLVTNISDKLKFGVSMTPSFAQGSLFDMVNGGRTYNLIQMATTMYPFFAPRDANGNLLISQQIKANTPTDGALVENPLAVAEMTKRKYTLFKTFGNIFGEWNFLKDFKYKVSAGGDYTSYEYNFFDPSTVGSYRTAAPDVTTASRTEYITKNYLIENLLTYDKKINDHSFNVIAGQSYQQEESNKVTTLAAGFPDNSITNIGGGTSFKVDVDQYKWALISYFSRFNYSYQGKYSFMASYRRDGSSRFGVNTKWGDFYALSLGWTLSNENFFPKNKFLDPLKLRFSVGSNGNNQIPNFGALSLMAQENYVFGGILAPGYRSSTAPNPNISWEKSESKNFGIDFGLFNKYLNVSADYYILNRDGLLLDVPVPQQSGYSTSLQNIGKLRNNGLEVQLSLKPVHIGESFEYSNNFSFSMNKNKVLALANGQTQIVAGANNFAITKVGQSIAEMYGYNIIGVYKTQAQIDNSPHISGTMVGDYIMEDLNKDGKIDADDKKSFGSGIPKYVLGFTNSFRYKNFELNFTLYSELGRKIYNGDMVSVAESGEGFGVPSQYYFDNRYNPVTNPDGIYAMPNMNFSNNRKEARTSNIFFKNGDYVRLRSLKLAYNLPEQLVSALKVKSIQVYFVGNNLLTFTSYRGQNLDANSDSILTQGYDSGYYPVAKVFSFGMNMKF encoded by the coding sequence ATGAAAAAAACAGCAATTAGTATTGCTATGCTTGGGATTTTGTGCTCGGCCCAATTATCTTATGCGTCAGAAATACATCCTTACTTACATTCTTCTTACGCTGCTGCAGAACTCCCCATTACCAAAGTTCTGGAAAAGCTCAGCAAAACAACAAAAGCCCAGGTATTTTATTCTGTCTCAGACCTTGAAGATATTCTGGTCGATGACAGGAAGATCGACTACAATTCCCTGCAAAATACACTTGATTACTTACAGAAAAACTATCCTGTAGAATTTAGCGTACAGAATAATGTTGTTACAGTAAGAAGAACATCGGGCAAAACATTTGCCCGGAACAATGTAACTAAAAACAATATTTCAAAAAATGATACCATTCCTGAAAAGGAAAAGAAAATTGAAGAAGTGGTATTAATAGGGTATGGAAAACAAAATAAAAAAGATATTTCGGGGGCTATTGCTTCCATCGGCGAAAAAGACCTGAAGGGCGTTGCTTCCGGGAATTTCGGTGATATGATTGCAGGAAAAGCGACAGGGATTCAGATCACTCAGGCTAATGCCAATCCCGGAGCTTCACCCAATATTAGGATCCGGGGTATTGGAACACTTACAGCAGGTGCAAATCCTCTTATTGTGGTGGATGGATTTCCTCTTACGGAAGGGACTAACCTTAACTCTATCGATCCGAATTCCATTGCAACAATTGATATCCTGAAGGATGCTGCATCTACAGCTATTTATGGATCGAGAGGGGCTAATGGAGTTGTGTTGATTCAAACCAAAGAAGGGAAAAAAGGTAAGTTGGAGTTTACTCTGGACTCTTATTATGGAATACAAACCAGAAGTGATAATGAGAAATTCGTGAATGCTTACGATATGGCTACTTTTATGAAAGAGGCCCGTGATAATAATTATCTGTCCAAAGGAGCAAACAGGAGTGCTTCCGATGACAATGCTACCCGGATTTCTAAAGGAGCTACCTTAAGAGAATTACTTCCCGATTATCTTACCCCTTATTTAAATAAAGAAAAAGGACTGACAGATACAGACTGGTATTCAACAGTTCTGAAGCCTGCCCCGATGAGCAATACCTCATTGAATGTGTTGGGTGGCAATGATAAAACAAAATATTCTTTCACAGGAAGTTATCTGAACCAGAAGGGAATATTAATAGGAACTGATTATGAAAAGTACTCAGGGAATATCAATCTGGTCACCAATATCAGTGATAAACTGAAATTCGGAGTTTCTATGACGCCGTCTTTTGCGCAGGGAAGTCTTTTTGATATGGTAAATGGGGGACGTACTTATAACCTCATACAGATGGCAACAACCATGTATCCGTTTTTTGCCCCCAGGGATGCGAACGGGAATTTACTTATCTCCCAACAAATAAAAGCGAATACGCCAACTGATGGAGCACTGGTGGAAAACCCACTGGCAGTAGCAGAAATGACAAAAAGGAAATATACATTGTTTAAAACATTCGGGAATATATTCGGGGAATGGAACTTTCTAAAAGATTTTAAATATAAAGTTTCTGCTGGTGGTGATTACACAAGCTATGAATACAATTTCTTCGACCCTTCAACAGTGGGAAGCTATAGAACTGCAGCACCTGACGTGACCACAGCGAGCAGAACGGAATATATTACCAAAAATTACCTGATTGAAAACTTACTTACCTATGACAAAAAGATCAACGATCATTCCTTCAACGTTATTGCAGGACAATCCTATCAACAGGAGGAATCCAATAAGGTAACTACACTAGCAGCCGGATTCCCTGATAACAGTATCACAAATATCGGAGGCGGGACTTCTTTTAAGGTAGATGTAGACCAGTATAAATGGGCTCTGATTTCTTATTTTTCAAGATTTAATTATTCTTATCAAGGGAAGTATAGCTTTATGGCGTCTTACAGAAGAGACGGTTCTTCACGTTTTGGAGTGAATACAAAATGGGGTGATTTTTATGCACTCTCTCTGGGATGGACTTTAAGTAACGAAAACTTCTTTCCCAAAAATAAATTCCTAGATCCATTGAAACTAAGATTTAGTGTAGGAAGCAACGGGAATAACCAGATCCCGAATTTTGGGGCTCTTTCTTTAATGGCGCAGGAAAATTATGTGTTTGGTGGAATATTGGCGCCGGGATACCGCTCTTCTACAGCTCCTAATCCTAATATTTCATGGGAAAAATCTGAATCTAAAAACTTTGGAATTGACTTCGGACTTTTTAATAAATACCTGAATGTTTCAGCTGATTATTACATCCTGAACAGGGATGGCTTATTGTTGGATGTACCGGTTCCTCAGCAATCAGGATACAGCACATCTTTACAGAATATTGGAAAGTTAAGAAACAATGGGTTGGAAGTTCAGCTGTCGCTAAAACCGGTTCATATTGGAGAAAGCTTTGAGTATTCAAATAATTTCAGCTTCTCAATGAATAAAAATAAAGTGTTGGCTCTGGCAAATGGACAAACCCAGATTGTTGCAGGAGCTAATAATTTTGCTATTACGAAGGTAGGGCAGTCTATTGCAGAAATGTATGGATACAATATTATAGGCGTCTATAAGACCCAGGCGCAAATTGATAACTCGCCACATATTTCAGGAACGATGGTGGGAGATTATATCATGGAAGACCTGAATAAGGATGGAAAAATAGATGCCGATGACAAAAAAAGCTTTGGTTCGGGAATTCCCAAATATGTTTTAGGGTTTACCAATTCTTTCCGGTATAAAAACTTCGAACTGAATTTTACATTGTACAGTGAGCTGGGACGGAAAATATACAATGGAGACATGGTGAGTGTCGCTGAATCCGGAGAAGGATTTGGGGTTCCATCACAATATTATTTCGATAACAGATACAATCCGGTAACCAATCCGGACGGAATTTACGCAATGCCCAATATGAACTTTTCAAACAACCGAAAGGAAGCAAGGACATCCAATATTTTTTTTAAAAATGGAGATTATGTTCGTCTGAGGTCATTAAAATTAGCATACAACCTTCCTGAGCAATTGGTCTCTGCTTTAAAAGTAAAATCTATTCAGGTCTATTTTGTAGGAAATAATCTTTTGACATTCACTTCTTACAGGGGACAAAACCTGGATGCCAATTCAGACAGCATATTAACCCAAGGCTATGACAGCGGATATTATCCTGTTGCTAAAGTGTTTTCGTTTGGAATGAACATGAAATTTTAA
- a CDS encoding S9 family peptidase, with amino-acid sequence MKLKYSLLALAAPLLMNAQQLMTPEILWTLKKVGVQAVSPDQSTLIYKVGQVDLKTEKTKNENYFLNVLNNQSSKIDLGKKSLIQWDKNGIYAQEGDKIFLSKDNGKTWTEFYTIGEVDNIVISPDGKKIAFSKQVLVEKLMGKDKYSDTPKTTAQVYTDLNHRHWDYYNEGKYNHVFVVNTSDKVESSKDLLDGKTWDSPQRPFGGAEDFIWSPDSSQLLYVTKPKSGKEYSTSTNTDIFAYDLASGSTKNLTETNKGYDLNPKFSPDGKSLVWQSMERDGYEADKNDVKIMDWKSGKTDNLTKGWDESVSGDVFWSGDSKTIYFTAAFRGTKQLFSLDPKNAKVQQITKGDFDVNEIFTDNKNSLLVGRTDVNHATELFSVNIKNGEMKQVTEANKDAYAKLAQGKSELKMVKTSDGKEMGVWFHYPPNFDPNKKYPTLVYCQGGPQSALTQFFSVRWNFALMTANGYIVVAPNRRGMPGWGTKWNEEISKDWGGQPMRDYLAATDYAKTLPYVDGGRVAAVGASYGGYSVFMLAGIHDNRFKTFIAHDGLFDMKSWYLTTEELWFANWDLGSPWEKPLPKAYTEFNPSNFVEKWNKPIMIFQGGIDYRVPYEQGQEAFQAAKLRGLKTKLVYFPNENHWVLHPQNGLVWQREFFDWLKETL; translated from the coding sequence ATGAAACTTAAGTACAGCCTGCTGGCTTTAGCAGCCCCACTTTTAATGAATGCACAACAGTTAATGACGCCCGAAATTCTTTGGACTTTGAAAAAAGTGGGAGTACAGGCCGTTTCACCAGATCAGTCCACTCTTATTTACAAAGTAGGGCAGGTAGATCTTAAAACAGAAAAAACAAAAAACGAGAACTATTTTCTTAATGTTCTTAATAATCAATCTTCAAAAATAGACCTTGGTAAAAAATCACTTATTCAATGGGATAAAAATGGGATCTATGCCCAGGAAGGAGATAAAATATTTCTTTCCAAAGATAATGGTAAAACCTGGACAGAGTTTTATACCATTGGTGAAGTGGATAACATTGTAATTTCTCCGGATGGTAAGAAAATCGCTTTCAGTAAGCAGGTTTTGGTTGAAAAATTAATGGGGAAAGATAAATACAGTGATACTCCTAAAACAACAGCACAGGTGTACACGGATCTGAACCACAGACACTGGGATTATTACAATGAAGGAAAATACAACCACGTTTTTGTAGTAAATACATCGGATAAAGTAGAATCATCAAAAGATTTACTGGATGGGAAAACCTGGGATTCTCCACAGAGACCATTTGGAGGAGCTGAAGATTTTATCTGGAGCCCGGATTCTTCTCAATTGTTGTATGTAACAAAACCTAAAAGCGGAAAAGAATATTCAACAAGCACGAATACAGATATTTTTGCTTATGACCTGGCTTCGGGTAGTACGAAGAACTTAACAGAAACAAATAAAGGATACGACCTTAATCCAAAATTCAGTCCCGATGGAAAATCATTGGTTTGGCAGAGTATGGAAAGAGACGGTTATGAAGCTGATAAAAATGATGTAAAAATCATGGACTGGAAGTCCGGAAAAACAGATAACCTGACAAAAGGTTGGGACGAAAGTGTTTCCGGGGATGTTTTCTGGAGCGGTGATTCTAAAACAATTTATTTTACTGCAGCGTTCAGAGGAACAAAACAGTTATTTTCTCTAGATCCTAAAAATGCCAAAGTTCAGCAGATCACAAAAGGTGATTTTGATGTCAATGAAATTTTTACCGATAATAAAAATTCATTATTGGTTGGCAGAACTGATGTGAACCATGCTACAGAATTATTCTCTGTAAATATTAAAAACGGAGAAATGAAGCAGGTTACGGAAGCTAATAAAGATGCCTATGCAAAATTAGCTCAGGGGAAATCTGAATTGAAAATGGTAAAGACTTCGGATGGAAAAGAAATGGGCGTATGGTTCCATTATCCACCGAACTTCGATCCCAACAAAAAATACCCGACTTTAGTATACTGTCAGGGAGGTCCTCAATCTGCATTAACTCAATTTTTCAGTGTACGATGGAACTTTGCTCTCATGACAGCGAATGGATATATCGTAGTAGCTCCGAACAGAAGAGGAATGCCAGGATGGGGAACAAAATGGAATGAAGAAATTTCTAAAGACTGGGGAGGACAGCCGATGAGAGACTATCTTGCTGCCACAGATTATGCAAAAACTTTACCTTATGTAGATGGGGGAAGAGTAGCTGCAGTAGGAGCAAGTTATGGTGGATATAGCGTATTTATGCTGGCTGGTATTCACGATAACAGATTCAAAACATTTATCGCTCACGATGGATTATTTGATATGAAATCATGGTATCTGACAACGGAAGAGCTTTGGTTTGCCAACTGGGATTTAGGATCTCCATGGGAGAAACCGCTTCCAAAGGCATATACAGAATTCAACCCTAGTAATTTTGTTGAAAAATGGAATAAACCCATTATGATTTTCCAGGGGGGTATTGATTACCGTGTTCCTTATGAGCAAGGTCAGGAAGCATTCCAGGCTGCAAAATTAAGAGGTCTTAAAACCAAATTAGTATACTTCCCCAATGAAAATCACTGGGTACTTCACCCTCAAAATGGTTTGGTATGGCAAAGAGAATTCTTTGACTGGTTGAAAGAAACACTATAA
- a CDS encoding T9SS type A sorting domain-containing protein gives MKKTLLAICCFSSLFLLSQINMTPIATHYYNPYQVTVSGNGTIYYTTDGTTPTLSSSSGINNVQITIDQNKEIKAFLVNGQGSTSAIFTTKYYTGAIPTANIYFKVPSNWTNGGCAMIDMVNPNSINGFVIDTFWPGFSMTNTGCEGWYKLVKNFEKANVSFNNCTPSSNIPTSISTNLVPMGSTIYYDFTNGEISNPPSCLFLNTDETKAKNTALIKVYPNPVSDVLKISNIKDFKDYEIIDVSGKMISKNLISSNEIPISHLTSGNYFIKLKGPQGNVILLQFIKK, from the coding sequence GTGAAAAAAACTCTACTCGCTATCTGCTGCTTTTCATCCTTATTTCTTCTCTCGCAAATAAACATGACTCCTATCGCAACCCATTACTACAATCCTTATCAGGTAACGGTTTCCGGAAATGGCACTATTTATTATACCACAGATGGTACCACTCCAACGCTGAGTTCCAGTTCAGGAATTAATAATGTACAGATCACAATCGACCAGAATAAGGAGATTAAAGCATTTTTAGTGAACGGGCAAGGAAGCACTTCAGCTATATTTACTACAAAATATTACACTGGGGCTATTCCGACAGCAAATATTTATTTTAAAGTTCCTTCTAACTGGACGAACGGAGGTTGTGCCATGATCGATATGGTAAATCCTAATTCAATTAATGGTTTCGTTATTGATACTTTCTGGCCTGGATTTTCAATGACAAATACAGGATGTGAAGGCTGGTACAAGCTTGTAAAAAATTTCGAAAAGGCAAATGTGAGCTTTAATAACTGTACTCCATCTTCAAATATTCCTACCAGCATCAGCACCAATCTGGTTCCAATGGGAAGTACAATATATTACGATTTTACGAACGGGGAAATCAGTAATCCCCCATCATGTCTCTTTTTGAACACAGATGAAACCAAAGCAAAAAATACGGCACTGATAAAAGTGTATCCTAATCCGGTTTCTGATGTCTTAAAAATTAGCAACATTAAAGATTTTAAAGATTATGAGATTATCGATGTAAGCGGGAAAATGATCTCTAAGAATCTGATTTCCTCAAATGAAATTCCTATTAGCCATCTGACTTCTGGGAATTATTTTATAAAATTAAAAGGTCCTCAGGGAAATGTTATTCTCTTACAATTCATTAAAAAATAA
- a CDS encoding DNA-deoxyinosine glycosylase: MQNRISSFPPIIDAQSKILILGSIPGVKSLEMQQYYAHPQNKFWKIMFELLDEKFTEDYATRIEVLKKHHIALWDVIDTCERKGSLDSEIRDEEANQIEELLERYPNIKALYSNGGKSYKNLLKVLGKNFRLPVILLPSTSPLHTVSFERKLEEWVKILEFLK, translated from the coding sequence ATGCAAAACCGGATTTCCTCATTTCCTCCTATTATTGACGCTCAATCTAAAATTCTGATTTTAGGTTCTATTCCAGGAGTAAAGTCTTTAGAAATGCAGCAGTACTATGCACATCCACAGAATAAATTCTGGAAGATCATGTTTGAATTGCTGGATGAAAAATTTACCGAAGATTATGCAACAAGAATTGAGGTGTTAAAGAAGCATCATATTGCACTTTGGGATGTCATCGACACCTGTGAGCGAAAGGGAAGCCTTGATTCAGAAATCAGAGATGAAGAAGCCAATCAGATTGAGGAGTTATTGGAGCGATATCCTAATATTAAAGCACTCTACTCAAATGGCGGAAAATCTTATAAAAACTTACTGAAAGTTTTAGGGAAGAATTTTAGACTTCCTGTTATTCTGTTGCCATCAACAAGTCCTCTGCATACCGTTTCATTTGAAAGGAAATTAGAAGAATGGGTGAAGATTCTGGAGTTTTTG